The Roseococcus microcysteis genome contains a region encoding:
- a CDS encoding YbcC family protein, which produces MPFDLHDAAQGHDAALDRALAAIPPAWPLAATVAVNPFLGQSGEDFATAAARLARVGGIATTMPREWFAARIASGAITEADLAAALEAAPPAHRPESLEALHAALARPRPAPRALPTVAELVAEITGTDWPGIIADRLGGFAASWFDAGQALWPVQHRGALYASWRATALRDLTPEILGLPGFCAHVAATPAGAGAATGRALAALGVPAAARETLLHRLLMTLGGWAQLARQRGFEAELEGRTDPTLAELLAARLVWEEALFTAHAEALAPRWAEVLDAHAAPVAAGPEEALDAILQDAADRAGQRALAAKLAGPHAAPAETRPVLQAAFCIDVRSEVMRRALESLDPGIRTQGFAGFFGLPVAHRAFASDVVENRLPVLLRPSLRSCTAVEGEVPARIGARAKRAWGRFSQAAVSSFAFVEAAGLLHAGGLLRDALGLKRTAKAEPPPRLPESLTPEARIATAEAVLRAMSMTEGFAPLVLLLGHGAEVTNNPHASALHCGACGGHRGDVSARLLALLLNDKAVRTGLAARGIAVPADTLFLAGLHDTTGDRVTLFTDDHPPHPALAQAQSWLARAGALARAERALRLPRAGGGEAIPARATDWAETRPEWGLAGCQAFIAAPRALTAGRDLGGRVFLHDYDWRRDAGFGVLELILTAPVVVASWISLQYHGSVVAPEAFGGGNKLLHNVTGGVGVVEGNGGTLRVGLPWQSVHDGESLAHEPLRLTVCIAAPREEISAILHRHPGVRALFTNGWLHLLALDEAGRAWRFGADGSWS; this is translated from the coding sequence ATGCCCTTCGACCTGCACGACGCCGCGCAAGGCCATGACGCCGCCCTCGACCGGGCGCTGGCCGCCATCCCGCCCGCCTGGCCGTTGGCGGCCACCGTGGCGGTGAACCCCTTCCTCGGCCAATCGGGCGAGGATTTCGCCACCGCCGCCGCGCGCCTCGCCCGGGTGGGCGGCATCGCCACCACCATGCCGCGCGAATGGTTCGCCGCGCGCATCGCCTCCGGCGCCATCACCGAGGCCGACCTCGCCGCCGCGCTGGAGGCGGCGCCCCCCGCCCACCGGCCCGAGAGCCTGGAGGCCCTGCACGCCGCCCTCGCCCGCCCGCGCCCCGCCCCGCGCGCCCTGCCCACGGTCGCGGAGCTGGTGGCGGAGATCACCGGCACCGACTGGCCCGGCATCATCGCCGACCGGCTGGGCGGTTTCGCCGCCAGCTGGTTCGACGCCGGCCAGGCGCTGTGGCCCGTGCAGCACCGGGGCGCGCTCTACGCCTCCTGGCGGGCCACGGCCCTGCGCGACCTGACGCCCGAGATCCTGGGCCTGCCCGGCTTCTGCGCCCATGTCGCCGCCACGCCCGCCGGCGCCGGCGCCGCCACCGGGCGCGCCCTGGCCGCCCTGGGCGTGCCCGCGGCCGCGCGCGAAACCCTGCTGCACCGGCTGCTGATGACGCTGGGCGGCTGGGCACAGCTCGCCCGGCAGCGCGGTTTCGAGGCGGAGCTGGAAGGCCGCACCGACCCCACCCTCGCGGAACTGCTCGCCGCCCGGTTGGTCTGGGAGGAGGCGCTGTTCACCGCCCACGCCGAGGCCCTGGCCCCGCGCTGGGCCGAGGTGCTGGACGCCCACGCCGCCCCCGTCGCCGCCGGCCCGGAGGAGGCGCTGGACGCCATCCTCCAGGACGCCGCCGACCGCGCCGGGCAGCGCGCCCTGGCCGCGAAGCTGGCGGGGCCCCACGCCGCGCCGGCCGAGACGCGCCCCGTGCTGCAAGCCGCCTTCTGCATTGACGTGCGCTCGGAGGTGATGCGGCGCGCGCTGGAATCCCTCGACCCCGGCATCCGCACCCAGGGCTTCGCGGGCTTCTTCGGCCTGCCCGTGGCGCACCGCGCCTTCGCCTCGGACGTGGTGGAGAACCGCCTGCCGGTGCTGCTGCGCCCCAGCCTGCGCAGCTGCACGGCGGTGGAAGGCGAGGTGCCGGCGCGCATTGGCGCGCGGGCCAAGCGCGCCTGGGGGCGGTTCAGCCAGGCGGCCGTCTCCTCCTTCGCCTTCGTGGAAGCGGCGGGGCTGCTGCACGCGGGCGGGCTGCTGCGCGATGCGCTGGGCCTGAAGCGCACCGCCAAGGCCGAACCCCCGCCCCGCCTGCCCGAATCCCTGACGCCCGAGGCGCGCATCGCCACGGCCGAGGCGGTGCTGCGCGCCATGTCCATGACGGAAGGCTTCGCGCCGCTGGTGCTGCTGCTGGGCCATGGCGCGGAGGTGACGAACAACCCGCATGCCAGCGCGCTGCATTGCGGCGCCTGTGGCGGGCATCGCGGCGATGTCAGCGCGCGGCTGCTGGCCCTGCTGCTGAACGACAAGGCGGTGCGCACGGGCCTCGCCGCGCGCGGCATCGCGGTGCCGGCGGACACACTGTTTCTCGCCGGGTTGCACGACACCACGGGTGACCGCGTGACGCTCTTCACCGACGACCATCCGCCGCACCCCGCGCTGGCGCAGGCGCAATCCTGGCTCGCCCGCGCCGGAGCCCTGGCGCGCGCCGAACGCGCCCTGCGCCTGCCGCGCGCGGGGGGCGGCGAGGCCATCCCGGCGCGCGCCACCGACTGGGCCGAGACGCGCCCCGAATGGGGGCTGGCCGGCTGCCAGGCCTTCATCGCCGCCCCGCGCGCGCTGACGGCCGGCCGCGACCTCGGCGGCCGCGTCTTCCTGCACGACTATGACTGGCGGCGGGATGCGGGCTTCGGCGTGCTGGAACTCATCCTCACCGCGCCCGTCGTGGTCGCGAGCTGGATCAGCCTGCAATACCACGGTTCGGTCGTCGCACCCGAGGCCTTCGGCGGCGGCAACAAGCTGCTGCACAACGTCACCGGCGGCGTGGGTGTGGTCGAGGGCAATGGCGGCACCCTGCGCGTGGGCCTGCCCTGGCAATCGGTGCATGACGGCGAATCGCTGGCGCATGAACCGCTGCGCCTGACTGTCTGCATCGCCGCCCCGCGCGAGGAGATCAGCGCCATCCTGCACCGCCACCCGGGCGTGCGCGCGCTGTTCACGAATGGCTGGCTGCACCTCCTCGCCCTGGACGAGGCGGGCCGCGCCTGGCGCTTCGGCGCCGATGGAAGCTGGAGCTGA
- a CDS encoding proton-conducting transporter transmembrane domain-containing protein, with amino-acid sequence MPSHLLPLLAPLALLAAAFLAFRGPGLRPAETLRTAHLASLVALGVAAASLALLLAQGPGAAPLALARLDAVSATMLLLVGFLGWVVLRFSATYLDGETRQGEFTGWMCATLAAALLLVQAGNLPVLVLAWLGASHGLGRLLLFYHERPGAQRAARKRAPFARLGEAALVGAALLLALGHGTLDIGAINAAARAGEAPGLTTAAAALLALAALLQCAQFPAHGWLTEVMETPTPVSALLHAGLVNAGGFLLIRFADVMLAAPGVLAALALLGGFTAVFAGLVMLTQPAVKTALAWSTIAQMGFMLLQCGLALFPLALLHIVAHSLYKAHAFLGAGMAVEKVAAIRRPGPVAVPSLRAVGRAFLAALALYVLIGAGFGFAEKSPQAIALGAILVLGVAYLLAQGFADAAPVPLTLRTSIAAAAAAIGYFTLQRLAEAATTGLLPAPPPPGALEWVLMALSVLGFGLTAFAQATFPLWAQHPAAAGLRVHLANGLYINALTDRLLRGWSRRNPA; translated from the coding sequence ATGCCAAGCCATCTCCTTCCGCTCCTCGCGCCCCTGGCGCTGCTCGCCGCCGCCTTCCTGGCCTTCCGTGGACCTGGCCTGCGCCCGGCCGAGACCCTGCGCACCGCCCACCTGGCCAGCCTCGTGGCGCTGGGCGTGGCGGCGGCCAGCCTCGCTTTGCTGCTGGCCCAGGGGCCCGGAGCGGCGCCGTTGGCACTGGCAAGGTTGGACGCTGTCTCCGCCACCATGCTGCTGCTGGTGGGCTTCCTGGGCTGGGTCGTGCTGCGCTTCTCGGCCACCTACCTCGATGGCGAAACCCGCCAGGGCGAGTTCACCGGCTGGATGTGCGCCACGCTGGCCGCCGCCCTGCTGCTGGTGCAGGCGGGCAATTTGCCGGTGCTGGTGCTGGCCTGGCTGGGGGCGAGCCATGGCCTCGGCCGCCTGCTGCTGTTCTACCATGAACGCCCCGGCGCCCAGCGCGCCGCCCGCAAGCGCGCCCCCTTCGCCCGGCTCGGCGAGGCCGCGCTGGTCGGCGCCGCCCTGCTGCTGGCGCTCGGCCATGGCACGCTCGACATCGGCGCCATCAACGCCGCCGCGCGGGCGGGCGAGGCGCCGGGCCTCACCACCGCCGCCGCCGCTTTGCTGGCGCTGGCCGCCCTGCTGCAATGCGCGCAATTCCCCGCCCATGGCTGGCTGACCGAGGTGATGGAGACGCCCACCCCCGTCTCCGCCCTGCTCCATGCGGGCCTGGTCAACGCGGGCGGCTTCCTGCTGATCCGCTTCGCCGACGTCATGCTGGCCGCCCCCGGCGTGCTGGCGGCGCTGGCCTTGCTGGGCGGCTTCACGGCGGTCTTCGCGGGGCTGGTCATGCTGACCCAGCCCGCGGTGAAGACGGCGCTCGCCTGGTCCACCATCGCGCAGATGGGCTTCATGCTGCTGCAATGCGGGTTGGCCCTGTTCCCGCTGGCGCTGCTGCACATCGTGGCGCACTCGCTCTACAAGGCGCATGCCTTCCTGGGCGCGGGCATGGCGGTCGAGAAGGTGGCCGCCATCCGCCGCCCCGGCCCCGTGGCCGTGCCCAGCCTGCGGGCGGTGGGGCGGGCCTTCCTCGCCGCACTCGCCCTCTATGTGCTGATCGGCGCGGGCTTCGGCTTCGCGGAGAAGTCGCCCCAGGCCATCGCGCTGGGGGCCATCCTGGTGCTGGGCGTGGCCTACCTGCTGGCGCAGGGCTTCGCCGACGCGGCCCCCGTGCCGCTGACGCTGCGCACCTCCATCGCCGCCGCCGCCGCGGCCATCGGCTACTTCACCCTGCAACGCCTGGCCGAGGCCGCCACCACGGGCCTGCTGCCCGCGCCCCCGCCGCCCGGCGCGCTGGAATGGGTGCTGATGGCGCTCTCGGTGCTGGGCTTCGGCCTCACCGCCTTCGCCCAGGCCACCTTCCCGCTTTGGGCGCAGCACCCCGCCGCCGCCGGGCTGCGGGTGCACCTGGCCAACGGCCTCTACATCAACGCGCTGACCGACCGGCTGCTGCGCGGCTGGTCGCGGCGGAACCCCGCCTGA
- a CDS encoding BLUF domain-containing protein has translation MIAEQGLASPPSRPLRPREVPLARLVYRSRAALPLMGRPLAEMLRLARRRNQAAGVTGLLVADGTHYLQWLEGPAASLGTVMNAISVDPRHDRVEILANAPVAARRFAGWDMRLAAEGTPHADCPALHLPGRLVAGLWTDSGQEPDLLGSLGATRQVGEGRRGTAPPAERAVLDTLLTALAETGTALDCIAPAMRGKDARRHFVTLIEPAARRLGDL, from the coding sequence ATGATCGCGGAACAGGGTCTCGCATCGCCGCCTTCCCGGCCTCTTCGCCCGCGCGAGGTGCCCCTCGCCCGCCTCGTCTATCGCAGCCGCGCCGCGCTCCCGCTGATGGGCCGGCCGCTCGCGGAGATGCTGCGCCTGGCCCGCCGCCGCAACCAGGCCGCGGGGGTGACGGGCCTCCTGGTGGCGGATGGCACCCACTACCTGCAATGGCTGGAAGGCCCCGCCGCCAGCCTCGGCACGGTGATGAACGCCATTTCGGTGGACCCGCGCCATGACCGGGTCGAGATCCTGGCCAATGCGCCGGTCGCCGCGCGCCGCTTCGCCGGCTGGGACATGCGCCTGGCCGCCGAGGGCACCCCGCACGCCGACTGCCCCGCGCTGCACCTGCCGGGCCGGCTGGTGGCCGGGCTCTGGACCGATTCGGGCCAGGAGCCCGACCTGCTGGGCAGCCTCGGCGCCACCCGACAGGTCGGCGAGGGCCGGCGCGGCACCGCGCCGCCGGCCGAGCGCGCCGTGCTGGACACGCTGCTGACGGCGCTGGCCGAAACCGGGACGGCCCTGGACTGCATCGCGCCCGCCATGCGCGGCAAGGATGCGCGCCGGCACTTCGTCACCCTCATCGAACCCGCGGCGCGCCGCCTGGGCGATTTGTAG
- a CDS encoding sugar phosphate isomerase/epimerase family protein has protein sequence MTMKTIKGPAIFLAQFAGDEAPFNTLEGIAAWAASLGFKGVQIPSWDARLFDLAKAAESRAYCEDVQATLAKHGLALTELSTHLQGQLVAVHPAYDAAFDGFAAPEVRGNPAARQEWAMGQMRLAARASRNLGLNAHATFSGALAWPFVYPWPQRPAGLVETAFGELARRWRPLLDAFDEAGVDVCYEIHPGEDLHDGASFEMFLDAVGNHPRANILYDPSHFVLQALDHVAFLDIYRERIRMFHVKDAEFRPTGRVGVYGGFQPWVDRAGRFRSLGDGQVDFKAVFSKLAAFGFEGWAVLEWECCLKHPEDGAREGARFIADHIIRVTEKAFDDFASSGADEAANRRMLGLAP, from the coding sequence ATGACCATGAAGACCATCAAGGGCCCTGCCATCTTCCTCGCGCAATTCGCGGGGGATGAGGCGCCATTCAACACGCTGGAGGGCATCGCCGCCTGGGCGGCCTCGCTCGGCTTCAAGGGGGTGCAGATCCCCTCCTGGGATGCGCGGCTGTTTGACCTCGCGAAGGCCGCCGAGAGCCGTGCCTATTGCGAGGACGTGCAGGCCACGCTGGCGAAGCACGGGCTGGCGCTGACGGAACTGTCCACGCATCTGCAAGGGCAGCTCGTGGCCGTGCATCCGGCCTATGACGCCGCCTTCGACGGCTTCGCCGCACCCGAGGTGCGCGGCAACCCGGCGGCGCGGCAGGAATGGGCGATGGGGCAGATGCGCCTCGCGGCGCGCGCCTCGCGCAACCTGGGCCTCAACGCGCACGCCACCTTCTCGGGTGCGCTGGCCTGGCCCTTCGTCTATCCCTGGCCGCAGCGCCCGGCGGGGCTGGTGGAGACGGCCTTCGGGGAGCTCGCGCGGCGCTGGCGCCCGCTGCTCGATGCCTTCGACGAGGCGGGCGTGGATGTCTGCTACGAAATCCATCCCGGCGAGGATCTGCACGATGGCGCGAGCTTCGAGATGTTCCTCGACGCGGTCGGCAACCACCCCCGCGCGAACATCCTCTACGACCCCAGCCATTTCGTGCTGCAGGCGCTGGACCATGTGGCCTTCCTCGACATCTACCGCGAGCGTATCCGCATGTTCCACGTGAAGGATGCCGAGTTCCGCCCGACCGGCCGCGTCGGCGTCTATGGCGGCTTCCAGCCCTGGGTGGACCGCGCGGGCCGCTTCCGCTCGCTGGGCGATGGCCAGGTGGATTTCAAGGCGGTGTTCTCGAAGCTCGCCGCCTTCGGCTTCGAGGGCTGGGCGGTGCTGGAATGGGAATGCTGCCTGAAGCACCCCGAGGATGGTGCGCGCGAGGGGGCGCGCTTCATCGCGGACCACATCATCCGCGTCACGGAGAAGGCCTTCGACGACTTCGCCTCCTCCGGCGCGGATGAGGCGGCGAACCGCCGCATGCTGGGCCTCGCGCCGTGA
- the xylB gene encoding xylulokinase, with product MTFLGVDLGTSAVKAVLLDEGGQVLAQASAPLTVQRPHPRWSEQTPEDWWRAATQAVRALPEALRARVAAVGLSGQMHGAVVLDEADRVLRPAILWNDGRAAGECAALDAAARRIAGNRAMPGFTAPKLAWLRAREPDIFAATRRVLLPKDWLRLRLTGEAVSEMSDAAGTLWLDVARRDWSEEMLALTGLTRAHMPRLVEGSAVSGRVVNTEWGIPAGVPVAGGAGDNAAGAVGLGCVAPGQAFVSLGTSGVVFVADAAPRPDPARTVHSFCHALPGLWHRMAVILSAGGALAWAATVLGADEATLAREAEAAEPGRVLFLPYLAGERTPHDDAAACGLWFGLEAGTTRGQMARAVMQGVAFALADGLAALEAEGGPIPRLSLIGGGARSGLWARLLASALDRPLTLVADAGVGPALGAARLAALATGADAVATCTPPDALGEALPEPALAEARAHWSQLYPLLKPLMRETAR from the coding sequence GTGACCTTCCTCGGCGTGGATCTCGGCACCTCCGCCGTGAAGGCGGTGCTGCTGGATGAGGGCGGGCAGGTGCTGGCCCAGGCGTCCGCGCCGCTGACGGTGCAGCGCCCGCATCCACGATGGTCCGAGCAGACGCCGGAGGATTGGTGGCGCGCCGCCACCCAGGCGGTTCGGGCGCTGCCCGAGGCGCTGCGCGCGCGCGTCGCCGCGGTGGGGCTGTCCGGGCAGATGCATGGGGCGGTGGTGCTGGACGAGGCGGACCGTGTGCTGCGCCCGGCCATCCTGTGGAATGACGGGCGCGCGGCCGGCGAATGCGCGGCGCTGGACGCGGCCGCGCGGCGCATCGCGGGCAACCGCGCCATGCCGGGCTTCACCGCGCCCAAGCTCGCCTGGCTGCGCGCGCGGGAGCCCGACATCTTCGCCGCCACGCGCCGCGTGCTGCTGCCCAAGGATTGGCTGCGCCTGCGCCTGACGGGCGAGGCGGTGTCCGAGATGTCGGACGCGGCGGGCACCCTTTGGCTCGACGTCGCGCGGCGCGACTGGTCGGAGGAGATGCTGGCGCTGACCGGCCTCACCCGCGCCCACATGCCGCGCCTGGTGGAGGGCAGCGCCGTCTCGGGCCGGGTGGTCAACACCGAATGGGGCATCCCGGCCGGCGTGCCGGTGGCGGGCGGGGCGGGGGACAATGCGGCGGGCGCGGTGGGGCTGGGCTGCGTGGCACCTGGCCAAGCCTTCGTCTCGCTGGGCACCTCCGGCGTGGTCTTCGTGGCCGATGCGGCGCCGCGCCCGGACCCGGCGCGCACCGTGCACAGCTTCTGCCACGCCCTGCCCGGGCTGTGGCACCGGATGGCCGTCATCCTCTCGGCGGGGGGCGCGCTGGCCTGGGCGGCCACGGTGCTGGGCGCGGACGAAGCCACATTGGCGCGCGAGGCGGAAGCCGCCGAACCCGGCCGCGTGCTGTTCCTGCCCTACCTCGCCGGCGAACGAACGCCGCATGACGATGCCGCCGCCTGCGGCCTCTGGTTCGGGCTGGAGGCCGGCACCACGCGCGGCCAGATGGCGCGCGCCGTAATGCAGGGCGTGGCCTTCGCCCTGGCCGATGGCCTGGCCGCGCTGGAGGCGGAGGGCGGGCCCATCCCGCGCCTCTCGCTCATCGGCGGTGGTGCGCGCTCGGGGCTCTGGGCGCGGCTGCTGGCCTCGGCGCTGGACCGGCCGTTGACGCTGGTGGCCGATGCCGGGGTGGGGCCGGCGCTGGGTGCGGCGCGGCTCGCCGCGCTGGCCACCGGCGCCGACGCGGTCGCCACCTGCACCCCGCCGGACGCCCTCGGCGAGGCGCTGCCCGAACCGGCGCTGGCCGAGGCGCGCGCGCATTGGTCGCAGCTCTACCCCCTCCTGAAGCCCCTGATGCGGGAGACCGCCCGATGA
- a CDS encoding LysR family transcriptional regulator has translation MAELNYHHLRYFRAVAREGHLTRAAAALNLAPSALSAQIRALEDRLGQALFERSGRRLVLTEAGRIALAHAEVIFAAGEEMLATLRQSGQSPRLLRVGALATLSRNFQLAFLRPVLGRAGVEVVLRSGGMAELLRDLTALDLDVVLTSEPPSGPYVAHRLAEEPVSLVGRPALFAGRVGLAARLAGAPLILPAPESGLRAGFEALRERLGVTPQIAAEVDDMAMMRLLAREGVGLAVLPPIVVRDELASGELEEGERLPGLVQPFHAVTLPRRFPNPLLREVLRAG, from the coding sequence ATGGCCGAGCTGAACTACCACCACCTCCGCTACTTCCGCGCCGTGGCGCGCGAGGGGCACCTGACCCGCGCCGCCGCCGCGCTGAACCTGGCACCCTCCGCACTGTCCGCGCAGATCCGCGCGCTGGAGGACAGGCTGGGGCAGGCCCTGTTCGAGCGCAGCGGCCGCCGGCTGGTGCTGACCGAGGCTGGGCGCATCGCCCTGGCCCATGCGGAGGTGATCTTCGCCGCCGGCGAGGAAATGCTCGCCACGCTGCGCCAGTCCGGGCAGAGCCCGCGCCTGCTGCGCGTGGGCGCGCTGGCCACGCTGTCGCGGAACTTCCAGCTGGCCTTCCTGCGGCCCGTGCTGGGGCGGGCGGGGGTGGAGGTGGTGCTGCGCTCGGGCGGCATGGCGGAATTGCTGCGGGACCTCACGGCGCTCGACCTCGACGTGGTGCTGACCAGCGAGCCGCCTTCCGGCCCCTATGTGGCGCACCGCCTGGCGGAGGAACCCGTCAGCCTGGTGGGCCGCCCCGCGCTGTTTGCCGGGCGGGTGGGGCTGGCGGCGCGGCTGGCCGGCGCGCCGCTGATCCTGCCCGCGCCCGAGAGCGGGCTGCGCGCGGGCTTCGAGGCGCTGCGCGAAAGGCTGGGCGTGACGCCGCAGATCGCGGCCGAGGTGGATGACATGGCCATGATGCGGCTGCTCGCGCGCGAGGGCGTGGGGCTCGCCGTGCTGCCGCCCATCGTGGTGCGTGACGAACTCGCCTCGGGCGAGCTGGAGGAAGGCGAGCGCCTGCCCGGCCTGGTGCAGCCCTT
- a CDS encoding Gfo/Idh/MocA family oxidoreductase yields the protein MTRRLRLAMVGGGRGAFIGGVHRMAARLDGCFDLVAGALASDPQRAMDSAADLGIRGYPDFAAMLAGERGREDGAEVVAIVTPNHMHHAPAKAALEAGFDVICDKPLALTVEQGEDLVATVARSGRIFVLTHNYSGHPMVRQAQAMVRAGELGAIRVVQVEYPQDWLSTRLEETGQKQSEWRTDPARAGLGGSLGDLGTHAHHLAEFVTGLQVESVLADVQSFVEGRRVDDNAHLLLRFAGGARGMLWSSQVAPGNENALRLRIYGERGGLAWSQEHPNQLLHTPLGEAPRVLARAVGALHPAAAHATRIPAGHPEGYLEAFAQIYRDAAEQITARREGRAPDPLSTATPNVEDGLRGMRFVAAAIASARAGGAWTVV from the coding sequence GTGACCCGGCGCCTCAGACTCGCCATGGTGGGGGGTGGGCGCGGGGCCTTCATCGGTGGCGTGCACCGCATGGCCGCGCGGCTGGATGGCTGCTTCGATCTGGTGGCGGGGGCGCTGGCCTCCGACCCGCAGCGCGCCATGGACAGCGCGGCAGATCTCGGCATCCGCGGCTATCCGGATTTCGCGGCGATGCTGGCGGGCGAGCGCGGGCGGGAGGATGGCGCGGAGGTGGTCGCCATCGTCACGCCCAACCACATGCACCACGCCCCCGCGAAGGCCGCGCTGGAAGCGGGCTTCGACGTGATCTGCGACAAGCCCCTCGCGCTGACGGTGGAGCAGGGCGAGGATCTGGTCGCGACCGTGGCGCGCAGCGGGCGCATCTTCGTCCTCACCCACAACTACAGTGGCCACCCGATGGTCCGGCAGGCGCAGGCGATGGTGCGCGCGGGCGAGCTCGGCGCCATCCGCGTCGTGCAGGTGGAATACCCGCAGGACTGGCTCTCCACCCGGCTGGAGGAGACGGGGCAGAAGCAATCCGAATGGCGCACCGACCCGGCGCGGGCGGGGCTGGGTGGTTCGCTGGGCGATCTCGGCACCCATGCACATCATCTCGCGGAGTTCGTCACGGGCCTCCAGGTCGAGAGCGTGCTGGCCGATGTGCAGAGCTTCGTGGAAGGCCGCCGCGTGGACGACAACGCCCATCTGCTGCTGCGCTTCGCGGGCGGGGCGCGCGGGATGCTGTGGTCCTCGCAGGTCGCGCCGGGCAATGAGAACGCGCTGCGCCTGCGCATCTATGGCGAGAGGGGCGGGCTGGCCTGGAGCCAGGAACACCCGAACCAGCTGCTCCACACCCCGCTGGGCGAGGCGCCGCGCGTGCTGGCCCGCGCGGTCGGCGCGTTGCACCCCGCCGCGGCCCACGCCACGCGCATTCCGGCCGGACATCCGGAGGGGTATCTGGAGGCCTTCGCGCAGATCTACCGTGACGCGGCCGAGCAGATCACGGCGCGCCGCGAGGGCCGCGCGCCCGACCCGCTCAGCACCGCCACCCCCAATGTCGAGGACGGGCTGCGCGGCATGCGCTTCGTGGCCGCCGCCATCGCCTCGGCGCGGGCCGGCGGCGCCTGGACGGTGGTGTGA
- the xylA gene encoding xylose isomerase has product MSHIFESLPPVPFLGPDSREELGYRHWRPEAPVLGRSMAEWLRPSVAYWHSFVASGADPFGAGTLPRPWEGLPDAMEGARQKAEAGFAFMERLGLPFFCFHDRDVAPEGANLREGARNLDAMADVLAGHMQRTGIKLLWGTANLFSHPRYMAGAATNPDPEVFACACVQVRHAMEVTQRLGGENYVLWGGREGYDTLLNTDLAREDEQLGRFLKLVVEHKHKIGFKGTLLIEPKPHEPTKHQYDRDVATVYGFLLRHGLLGEVKLNIEANHATLAGHSFEHEVGMAAALGVLGSVDINRGDPQNGWDTDQFPTNTQELVPVMLEILRAGGLGSGGFNFDAKLRRQSIAPEDLLHAHVGGMEACAAALLWAARIIEDGRLEAARRERYAGAPWPGSLAEIADRALAEGLEPRPRSGGQERLENLVARLG; this is encoded by the coding sequence ATGAGCCACATCTTCGAATCCCTCCCGCCCGTGCCCTTCCTGGGCCCCGACAGCCGGGAGGAGCTGGGCTATCGCCATTGGCGCCCGGAGGCACCCGTGCTGGGCCGCAGCATGGCCGAATGGCTGCGACCTTCCGTGGCCTATTGGCATTCCTTCGTGGCCTCGGGCGCCGACCCCTTCGGCGCGGGCACGCTGCCCCGCCCCTGGGAAGGCCTGCCCGACGCCATGGAAGGCGCGCGCCAGAAGGCCGAGGCCGGCTTCGCCTTCATGGAGCGCCTGGGCCTGCCCTTCTTCTGCTTCCACGACCGCGACGTGGCGCCGGAGGGGGCGAATCTCCGCGAGGGCGCGCGCAACCTCGATGCCATGGCGGATGTGCTGGCCGGGCACATGCAGCGCACGGGCATCAAGCTGCTCTGGGGCACGGCGAACCTGTTTTCCCACCCGCGCTACATGGCGGGGGCGGCCACCAACCCGGACCCCGAGGTCTTCGCCTGCGCCTGCGTGCAGGTGCGCCACGCCATGGAGGTGACGCAACGCCTGGGCGGCGAGAACTACGTGCTGTGGGGCGGGCGCGAGGGGTATGACACGCTGCTCAACACCGATCTGGCGCGGGAGGATGAACAGCTCGGCCGCTTCCTGAAGCTGGTGGTGGAGCACAAGCACAAGATCGGCTTCAAGGGCACGCTGTTGATCGAGCCCAAGCCCCACGAACCCACCAAGCACCAATACGACCGCGACGTGGCGACGGTGTATGGCTTCCTCCTGCGGCACGGGCTGCTGGGCGAGGTGAAGCTCAACATCGAGGCGAACCACGCCACCCTCGCCGGCCATTCCTTCGAGCATGAGGTGGGCATGGCCGCCGCGCTGGGTGTGCTGGGCTCCGTGGACATCAACCGCGGCGACCCGCAGAATGGCTGGGACACGGACCAGTTCCCGACCAATACGCAGGAGCTTGTGCCGGTGATGCTGGAAATCCTGCGCGCGGGCGGCCTGGGCAGCGGCGGGTTCAATTTCGACGCCAAGCTGCGCCGGCAATCCATCGCGCCCGAGGATCTGCTGCACGCCCATGTGGGCGGCATGGAGGCCTGCGCCGCCGCGCTGCTCTGGGCCGCGCGCATCATCGAGGATGGACGGCTGGAAGCCGCGCGGCGCGAACGCTATGCGGGCGCGCCCTGGCCCGGCAGCCTGGCCGAGATCGCGGATCGCGCGCTGGCCGAAGGGCTGGAGCCCCGGCCGCGCTCGGGCGGGCAGGAGCGGCTGGAAAACCTGGTGGCCCGGCTGGGCTAG